The following is a genomic window from Bacillus sp. FJAT-52991.
TTTCCTTTTACGTCTTGTAAGAATATAACTCTCATTCTTCATGACCTCCTTCAAAAAATTCATCGATTGCTTTTTGCAGCTGAATTTCTGCATCGGCAACGGTTGTTTGTTTCATCTGTGTGGCGGCATTCGATAAATGGCCTCCACCGTTTAATTGCTCCATGATCAATTGAACATTTACATCACCGAGCGAACGTGCACTAATCCCTATTATATCTTGTTCACGGTAGGCGATGACAAATGAAGCTTGTACCCCATCCATTGTGAGAAGGGTATCAGCCGCTTGTGCAATCATGACTGAATCATACACAGAATGGTTATTTCCTTTCGCAATAGCAATGCCACCCCGATAAAAATAGACCGTTTCAATAATTTGTGACCGTTGAATATACGTATCAACATCCTCTTTCAAAAACTTTTGAACGAGGATGGTATCCGCTCCATGAGCCCGTAAATAGGAGGCCGCGTCGAACGTTCTTGAACCCGTTCTAAGTGAGAAGCTTTTCGTATCGACCACAATTCCCGCCAATAGAGCTGTTGCCTCAAGCCTATTCACTTTCTTCACTTTCGGCTGATATTCAAGCAACTCGGTGATTAATTCGGCCGTGGATGAAGCATAAGGCTCCATATAGACGAGCAGTGGGTTTTTAATAAATTCTTCCCCTCGACGATGATGATCAATCACAACAACCTTCTCGACCTTATTCAAAAGCTTTTCCTCAATCACTAGCGAAGGTTTATGCGTATCGACAATAACCAGTAACGTATCATCTGTTGCTATATCTAAAGCTTCTTCTGGTGTAATCACACGAGAATATAGATCCGAACTGTTCTTGACTTCCGCCATTAAACGTTTGACGGCCGTATCAATTTCCGAGGCATTAAGGACGATATATCCTTCCCGGTCATTCATTTCTGCCACGCGTCGAATACCCATAGATGCTCCAATCGCATCCATATCGGGGTATTTATGTCCCATGACAATCACTTTGTCACTTTCAGTTACTAATTCTTTTAACGCATGAGAAATCACACGGGCTCTGACGCGCGTTCTCTTTTCCATAGGGTTTGTCTTCCCACCATAAAACTTTACTTTTCCATTTAATTGTTTGATTGCTACTTGATCACCACCACGACCGAGAGCTAAGTCTAAGCTTGATTGAGCTATATCCCCAAGCTCTGGTAATGATATGTCTCCTTGTCCTACACCGATACTTAACGTTAAGGAAGCAGCTTGTTTCGCTGTCCTTTCTCGCACCTCATCCAAAATGGAGAATTTCGTTTCTTCAAGCTTGTGTAATATTCTTTGGTTCAGTACAGCAAAGAAACGCTCAGAAGAAATACGCTTTAAAAAGATACCATACTCTTTTGCCCAATTATTCAAAATAGAGGTGACCATACTATTTAAATGGCTACGGGTCTGGTCATCCATTCCCTGCGTTAAATCGTCATAGTTATCTAAGTAAATAATCAATAGTGCCGTTTGTTCTTCCTCTTGTTTTCGGGCAACTTTCATTTGCTCTGAAATATCGATAAAGTAAAGCAATTTTTCTTTCGGCTTGATCATCACATTAAATTCCTGTTCATTTAATTGAATGATATCGCCTTTTTCATTTTTAATAATTGGAATAACCGCTTCTGCAACCTCGTATAAAGAATCTCCTGCCAACGTATCCTTTTGAAAATAGGACAAAAGGAAAGAGTTTGCCCATTCTATGTAATAGTCTTCGTTATACAAAAGGATCCCTATCGGCAGTTCCATTACGGCTTCTTCTCCAATCCACTTCACCCTTTTGGAAAGTGTGGTTACATAAAGTTCAATTTCTTCATGAATCTTTCTTTCCGCCCGGAACAAGAGAAAAAAAACAATGGCGCCTATTGCTAAACCAACTAATGCCGCGAACCAGTTGTAAAAAGCAAGCACAACTAATGAGAGAAATAAAACCAACATGATTCCATATAGCAGAAGTTGAATCTTCTGCCGACTGTAGTAAGAAAGCATCATTTCAGCTCCTAAAATTAAAAGTAAAGCAACAAGTTATGGTTTTTGTTGAAGGCGCTGTCGCAAATCAAAACCTAAGTCAATTATACCTAATAATCTTACAAGATAAAGAAGCGGAAGAAATAGAATTGAAAAAATCGTTAAAACGATTGGCGCAGCTTTAGACCATTTCTTTATATAAGCAAAGAAATAGAAAAAAGATAGCCCTTGTATAATTAAACAAAATTGCAACATAAACATTAAGTTTACATAGGTTGAGTACCAGGCACTCCCTGCTTCTGGGATTGCGACAAAGCTCAGAAGCAACAAGATTAAATAGTACCATAAAAGGCTTGTAGGCATTCTCCACATCCGAAACGGTTGGAAATGAGGAACATCAATCTTTAACTTTTTTAATATAGGAAAGTTCACAAGAATAAATAAAAGTACCGCTGCAAAAGCAACTAAAACAAATAAACTAGGAGTTAAAGTACTGAAAAAGGAGATTCCTTCCTGAATTTGTTCCACTGCTTCTTCCGGCAACGGTTGACCAAGCTCTTTCATTAAGTCCACCGACTCTTGAAAAGAACGCTTAAACGCTTCGTTCATTTTTGTTGCCATATTGACCCCAGTAAGCAAAATCGTCGATACGTATAACAAGATAATATTCAACAAAAATGTCAGACTTCCTGCCATAAATATAGACAGCTTATCTAGTTTTTTGTACACCATACTTCCCATAACAATCCCGGTAGAACCAAAAGCTAGTGCTAGCGGCACTGCCCCCAATCCTCCAACTACACTCGCTGCCAGCAAACTAATCAATCCAAAAATCACCGATGGTTTCACTGGATATTTAGCACTAAACACTAAAAAAGGAAGGACGAGAAATAAGCTAGATACCAGGGATAATCCTGGAACATAAATTGTTACCAACAAAAGAACCATAAACAGCGCCAGCATCCATATTCCTTCATTTAATACTTTTTTCTTTTCCACTCAAACACCTCATTAAATAATAGCTGACACACTTTCCAAATTACCCACTCTAAACAGAAAGTGACCATCCCTACTATTTTATCCTCCTTTTCCTCTTCCTTCAACTAAAGAAAAGCGGAAGGCCCCGTTCTTACCTCTAGTCAAGTAGTTTTAGATGAATTTTATTTAGTTAGATGAATTTGTTTCTGTAGGAAGGGGTACCCCTTCCTACAGAAACAAATTTGCGCATACCAAAAAGACCTAACGAAATTTCGTTTTTTTCGAAAGGTCAAATATGTTATAGTAGGACTAACCAATTACGAACAGGTTGAGGCTGTTTCGTAGTCATAAGTGATATGGTGTGTGATCAGGTGAAATGCCACTTTCAAAAACTTGTTCACACAGGCAATCGACGCAACTTTATGGGGCTTTCCTTGAGGTTGCGTTTTTAATTTGTCATAGTAATCCACCAAATGATTTCCACCGAATCGACGTAATGTAATCATGGTCTGAACCATATAAAACAAGATTTTTCGTAGCTTGTTGTTTCCTCGTTTATTGATCTTA
Proteins encoded in this region:
- a CDS encoding YybS family protein, whose protein sequence is MEKKKVLNEGIWMLALFMVLLLVTIYVPGLSLVSSLFLVLPFLVFSAKYPVKPSVIFGLISLLAASVVGGLGAVPLALAFGSTGIVMGSMVYKKLDKLSIFMAGSLTFLLNIILLYVSTILLTGVNMATKMNEAFKRSFQESVDLMKELGQPLPEEAVEQIQEGISFFSTLTPSLFVLVAFAAVLLFILVNFPILKKLKIDVPHFQPFRMWRMPTSLLWYYLILLLLSFVAIPEAGSAWYSTYVNLMFMLQFCLIIQGLSFFYFFAYIKKWSKAAPIVLTIFSILFLPLLYLVRLLGIIDLGFDLRQRLQQKP
- a CDS encoding DHH family phosphoesterase; its protein translation is MLSYYSRQKIQLLLYGIMLVLFLSLVVLAFYNWFAALVGLAIGAIVFFLLFRAERKIHEEIELYVTTLSKRVKWIGEEAVMELPIGILLYNEDYYIEWANSFLLSYFQKDTLAGDSLYEVAEAVIPIIKNEKGDIIQLNEQEFNVMIKPKEKLLYFIDISEQMKVARKQEEEQTALLIIYLDNYDDLTQGMDDQTRSHLNSMVTSILNNWAKEYGIFLKRISSERFFAVLNQRILHKLEETKFSILDEVRERTAKQAASLTLSIGVGQGDISLPELGDIAQSSLDLALGRGGDQVAIKQLNGKVKFYGGKTNPMEKRTRVRARVISHALKELVTESDKVIVMGHKYPDMDAIGASMGIRRVAEMNDREGYIVLNASEIDTAVKRLMAEVKNSSDLYSRVITPEEALDIATDDTLLVIVDTHKPSLVIEEKLLNKVEKVVVIDHHRRGEEFIKNPLLVYMEPYASSTAELITELLEYQPKVKKVNRLEATALLAGIVVDTKSFSLRTGSRTFDAASYLRAHGADTILVQKFLKEDVDTYIQRSQIIETVYFYRGGIAIAKGNNHSVYDSVMIAQAADTLLTMDGVQASFVIAYREQDIIGISARSLGDVNVQLIMEQLNGGGHLSNAATQMKQTTVADAEIQLQKAIDEFFEGGHEE